One stretch of Thermithiobacillus tepidarius DSM 3134 DNA includes these proteins:
- the pyk gene encoding pyruvate kinase, translated as MRRRTKIVATLGPASSDEKTIDRLIEAGVDVVRLNFSHGTAEDHIKRAELVRSRARAHGRAVGVLADMQGPKIRIGKFKDGKIQLKEGEPFILDVECELGDESRVGVTYPNLPGDVERGATLLLNDGMIVLWVDKVVGKQVHTRVVQGGELSNNKGINRAGGGLTAPALTAKDREDIQTAAKLEADYVAISFPRSAEDVHEARRLLRAAGGHGAIVAKIERAEAIEAIEEIIDATDAVMVARGDLGVEIGDAAVPPVQKRIIRLARERNKVVITATQMMESMITNPIPTRAEVSDVANAVLDGTDAVMLSAETASGKYPVEAVAAMDRVCRETERQATWDLDEAILGNRWERIDETIAGASIIAASRLGATAIAAFTESGATTLWMSRANTHVPIYALSPQVHTRRKVTLYRGVYPVNFRLNRHDDPAQVMRAAEDELRRRGTVRDGDIIIITIGEPMAAPGGTNTMKIVRVGDLARRAEIEGGAQP; from the coding sequence TTGAGACGTCGCACCAAGATCGTAGCAACGCTGGGCCCGGCCAGCTCGGACGAAAAGACCATCGACCGGCTGATCGAGGCTGGCGTGGACGTGGTCCGGCTGAACTTCTCCCACGGCACCGCCGAGGACCACATCAAGCGGGCCGAGCTGGTGCGCAGCAGGGCGCGCGCCCACGGCCGCGCCGTGGGGGTCCTGGCGGATATGCAGGGGCCCAAAATCCGCATCGGCAAGTTCAAAGACGGCAAGATCCAGCTCAAGGAGGGCGAGCCCTTCATTCTGGACGTGGAGTGCGAGCTGGGTGACGAATCCCGCGTGGGCGTCACCTATCCCAACCTCCCCGGCGACGTGGAGCGGGGCGCGACCCTGCTCCTCAACGACGGCATGATCGTGCTGTGGGTGGACAAGGTGGTCGGCAAGCAGGTCCACACCCGCGTGGTGCAGGGCGGCGAGCTGTCCAACAACAAGGGCATCAACCGCGCCGGCGGCGGCCTGACCGCCCCGGCCCTGACCGCCAAGGACCGCGAGGACATCCAGACGGCCGCCAAGCTGGAAGCCGACTACGTGGCCATCTCCTTTCCCCGTTCCGCCGAGGACGTCCATGAGGCGCGGCGCCTGCTGCGCGCCGCCGGCGGGCACGGCGCGATCGTGGCCAAGATCGAGCGCGCCGAGGCCATCGAGGCGATCGAGGAGATCATCGATGCCACCGACGCCGTGATGGTGGCGCGCGGCGATCTGGGCGTGGAAATCGGCGACGCCGCGGTGCCGCCGGTGCAGAAGCGCATCATCCGTTTGGCGCGGGAGCGCAACAAGGTGGTGATCACGGCCACCCAGATGATGGAATCCATGATCACCAATCCCATCCCCACCCGCGCCGAGGTCTCGGACGTGGCCAACGCGGTGCTGGACGGCACCGATGCGGTCATGCTCTCGGCCGAGACCGCTTCCGGCAAGTATCCGGTGGAAGCGGTGGCGGCCATGGACCGGGTGTGCCGGGAGACGGAGCGGCAAGCCACCTGGGATCTGGACGAGGCCATCCTCGGCAACCGCTGGGAACGCATCGACGAGACCATCGCCGGTGCCAGCATCATTGCCGCCAGCCGGCTGGGGGCCACGGCCATCGCCGCCTTCACCGAAAGCGGCGCGACCACCCTGTGGATGTCGCGCGCCAACACCCACGTGCCCATTTACGCGCTGAGCCCGCAGGTGCATACCCGCCGCAAGGTCACCCTGTACCGCGGCGTGTACCCGGTCAACTTCCGCTTGAACCGCCATGACGACCCGGCCCAGGTGATGCGCGCCGCCGAGGACGAACTGCGGCGCCGCGGCACGGTGCGCGATGGCGACATCATCATCATCACCATCGGCGAGCCCATGGCCGCGCCGGGGGGCACCAACACCATGAAGATCGTCCGCGTGGGGGACCTGGCCCGGCGCGCGGAAATTGAGGGCGGGGCTCAGCCTTAA
- the tkt gene encoding transketolase gives MTVTRTDLANAIRALSMDAVQAAKSGHPGMPMGMADIAEVLWNDFLVHNPKDPGWINRDRFMLSNGHGSMLHYSLLHLSGYDLPIEELKNFRQWGSKTPGHPEYGYTAGVETTTGPLGQGLANGVGMALAERLLAARFNRPGHDVIDHHTYVFLGDGCLMEGISHEACSLAGTWKLGKLICFYDDNGISIDGHLEPWFTDDTAKRFEAYGWQVVGPVDGHDPEAIKAATEAARAEQHKPSLIICKTIIGHGSPNLAGTHDCHGAPLGENEICLTRENIGWPHEPFSVPEEVYAGWDARGKGEAAQSAWNHKFKAYKEAYPEDAAELERRMRGELPAGWNDTVKALIDGLRQEKPNIATRVASGKAINAIAPTLPEIVGGSADLTPSNNTIWKGATELVPPLISGNYIHYGVREFGMATVMNGLSLHGGFLPFGGTFLIFSDYARNAIRMSALMHQRVIYVLTHDSIGLGEDGPTHQPIEQVNSLRLIPNMTLWRPCDAVETAVAWTQSVENRKGPSCLILSRQNLPAQNHTDETVAGIAKGGYILSEAANGQPEGVIIATGSEVALAMGAQAKLAEQGKHVRVVSMPSLEVFEKQDAAYKESVLPAKLTKRLAVEAGSTGLWYKYVGLNGAVVGLDRFGESAPAPVLFDKFGFTVDNVVARYQAL, from the coding sequence ATGACCGTTACCCGTACCGATCTTGCCAACGCCATTCGGGCCCTCAGCATGGACGCCGTGCAGGCGGCCAAGTCCGGCCACCCCGGCATGCCCATGGGCATGGCCGACATCGCCGAAGTCCTCTGGAACGACTTCCTGGTGCACAATCCCAAGGATCCCGGCTGGATCAACCGTGACCGCTTCATGCTGTCCAACGGCCACGGCTCCATGCTGCATTACTCCTTGCTGCACCTCTCCGGCTACGACCTGCCCATCGAGGAGCTGAAAAACTTCCGCCAATGGGGCAGCAAGACGCCCGGCCATCCCGAGTACGGCTACACGGCCGGCGTCGAGACGACCACCGGCCCACTGGGCCAGGGTCTGGCCAACGGCGTCGGCATGGCGTTGGCCGAGCGCCTGCTGGCGGCGCGCTTCAACCGGCCGGGCCACGACGTCATCGATCACCACACCTACGTCTTCCTCGGCGACGGCTGCCTCATGGAGGGCATCTCCCATGAAGCCTGCTCCCTGGCCGGCACTTGGAAGCTGGGCAAGCTGATCTGCTTCTACGACGACAACGGCATCTCCATCGACGGCCACCTGGAGCCCTGGTTCACCGACGACACCGCCAAGCGCTTCGAGGCCTACGGCTGGCAGGTGGTCGGCCCGGTGGACGGCCACGATCCCGAGGCGATCAAGGCGGCCACCGAGGCGGCCCGCGCCGAACAGCACAAGCCCAGCCTGATCATCTGCAAGACCATCATCGGCCATGGCTCGCCCAATCTGGCCGGCACCCACGACTGCCACGGCGCCCCCCTGGGCGAGAACGAGATCTGCCTGACCCGCGAGAACATCGGCTGGCCGCATGAGCCCTTTTCCGTGCCCGAAGAGGTCTACGCCGGCTGGGATGCCCGCGGCAAGGGCGAGGCGGCGCAGAGCGCCTGGAACCACAAGTTCAAGGCCTACAAGGAGGCCTATCCCGAGGATGCGGCCGAGCTGGAACGCCGCATGCGCGGCGAGCTGCCGGCTGGCTGGAACGACACGGTCAAGGCGCTGATCGACGGCCTGCGCCAGGAGAAGCCCAACATCGCCACCCGCGTGGCCTCCGGCAAGGCCATCAACGCCATCGCCCCGACCCTGCCCGAGATCGTCGGCGGTTCCGCCGACCTCACGCCGTCCAACAACACCATCTGGAAGGGCGCGACCGAGCTGGTGCCGCCGCTGATCAGCGGCAACTACATCCACTACGGCGTGCGCGAGTTCGGCATGGCCACGGTCATGAACGGCCTGTCCCTGCACGGCGGCTTCCTGCCCTTCGGCGGTACCTTCCTGATCTTCTCCGACTATGCCCGCAACGCGATCCGCATGTCGGCCCTGATGCATCAGCGGGTGATCTACGTGCTGACCCACGACTCCATCGGCCTGGGCGAGGACGGCCCCACCCACCAGCCGATCGAGCAGGTCAACAGCCTGCGCCTGATTCCCAACATGACGCTCTGGCGTCCCTGCGACGCGGTGGAGACCGCCGTGGCCTGGACGCAATCGGTGGAAAACCGCAAGGGCCCGAGCTGCCTCATCCTGAGCCGTCAGAACCTGCCCGCCCAGAACCACACGGACGAGACCGTGGCCGGCATCGCCAAGGGCGGCTACATCCTGTCCGAGGCGGCCAACGGCCAGCCCGAGGGCGTGATCATCGCCACCGGCTCCGAGGTGGCCCTGGCCATGGGCGCCCAAGCCAAGCTGGCCGAGCAGGGCAAGCACGTGCGCGTGGTGTCCATGCCTTCGCTGGAGGTCTTCGAGAAGCAGGACGCCGCCTACAAGGAAAGCGTGCTGCCCGCCAAGCTCACCAAGCGCCTGGCCGTCGAGGCCGGCTCCACCGGCCTCTGGTACAAGTACGTGGGCCTGAACGGCGCCGTCGTTGGCCTCGACCGCTTCGGCGAGTCCGCGCCCGCTCCGGTGCTCTTCGACAAGTTCGGCTTCACCGTGGACAACGTGGTGGCCCGCTATCAGGCGCTCTGA
- a CDS encoding inositol monophosphatase family protein encodes MSHPIHPEAVSVNPERVGELLRQAARECVMPHYRQVEGAHKPDGSIVTAADIACQHFLAQALAAEYPDIVLFGEEMEAGEQDRVLRAGRGRALWFLDPIDGTSNFAAGIPIFGTSLALVVQGEARYGWVYDPLRDELFFAARGQGAWVNGERLRRKAGPALGRAVSVVDLKRLPQPLLQRLAVDMPFHSQRSFGSAVIEWCWLAAGRYHFYVHGGQQLWDWAAGLLILQEAGGVAQNLQGGELDLTRHASQSVLACLDPQLLQAWREWLGEGAASMGQ; translated from the coding sequence ATGAGCCATCCGATCCATCCTGAAGCGGTGTCCGTCAATCCGGAGCGCGTCGGCGAGCTGTTGCGCCAGGCGGCGCGCGAGTGCGTTATGCCCCACTACCGCCAGGTGGAAGGCGCCCACAAGCCGGACGGCAGCATCGTCACCGCCGCCGATATCGCGTGTCAGCACTTCCTCGCCCAGGCCTTGGCCGCCGAGTACCCCGACATCGTGCTCTTTGGCGAGGAAATGGAGGCGGGCGAGCAGGACCGCGTGCTGCGGGCGGGCAGGGGGCGCGCGCTCTGGTTTCTCGATCCCATCGACGGCACCAGCAACTTCGCCGCCGGCATCCCCATCTTCGGCACCTCCCTGGCGCTGGTGGTGCAGGGCGAGGCCCGCTACGGCTGGGTCTACGATCCCCTGCGGGACGAGCTCTTCTTCGCCGCCCGCGGCCAGGGCGCCTGGGTCAACGGCGAGCGCCTGCGCCGCAAGGCGGGCCCAGCCCTGGGCAGGGCGGTGAGCGTCGTCGATCTCAAGCGCCTGCCCCAGCCGTTGCTGCAGCGCCTGGCGGTCGACATGCCTTTCCACAGCCAGCGCAGCTTCGGTTCCGCCGTCATCGAATGGTGCTGGCTCGCGGCCGGGCGTTACCACTTCTATGTCCATGGCGGGCAGCAATTGTGGGACTGGGCGGCCGGCCTGCTGATCCTGCAGGAGGCCGGCGGCGTTGCCCAGAACCTGCAGGGCGGGGAGCTGGATCTGACCCGCCACGCCAGCCAGTCCGTGCTTGCTTGTCTTGATCCGCAGCTGCTGCAGGCGTGGCGGGAGTGGCTGGGGGAGGGGGCGGCGAGCATGGGACAATGA
- a CDS encoding phosphoglycerate kinase, with protein MKVIRMTDLDLAGKRVLIREDLNVPQDDNGNVTDDTRIRASLPTIKHAMAAGAKVMLMSHLGRPKEGEYDEKASLKPIAEHLGKLLGKPVKLVKDWLASGKGELEQLQNGDVVVLENVRFNKGEGKDDEGLSRQMAALCDVYVMDAFGTAHRAQASTHGVARFAPIAAAGPLLVKELEALGKALESPARPMVAIVAGSKVSTKLTILKSLAEKVDQLIVGGGIANTFILAAGHKVGKSLVEADLVGEAQAIADAAKAKGGNVPVPVDVVVAKEFSATAQARTCDVADVQDDEMILDIGPKTADMLADILKKAGTIVWNGPVGVFEFDNFAKGTEAMAKAIAESPAFSIAGGGDTIAAINKFGIEDKVSYISTGGGAFLEFLEGKVLPAVAVLEERAKEHKA; from the coding sequence ATGAAAGTCATCCGGATGACCGATCTCGACCTGGCCGGCAAGCGCGTGCTGATCCGCGAGGATCTGAACGTGCCGCAGGACGACAATGGCAACGTCACCGACGACACCCGCATTCGCGCCAGTCTGCCCACCATCAAGCATGCCATGGCGGCGGGTGCCAAGGTCATGCTCATGTCCCACCTGGGTCGTCCCAAGGAAGGGGAGTACGACGAGAAAGCCAGCCTCAAGCCCATTGCCGAGCACTTGGGCAAACTGCTGGGCAAGCCCGTGAAGCTGGTCAAGGACTGGCTTGCCAGCGGCAAGGGCGAGCTCGAGCAGCTGCAGAACGGCGACGTGGTGGTGCTGGAAAATGTACGTTTCAACAAGGGCGAGGGCAAGGACGACGAAGGCCTGTCCCGGCAGATGGCTGCCCTGTGCGACGTCTACGTGATGGACGCCTTCGGCACCGCCCATCGCGCCCAGGCCAGCACCCATGGCGTGGCCCGTTTCGCCCCCATCGCGGCGGCCGGTCCTTTGCTCGTGAAAGAGCTGGAAGCCCTGGGCAAGGCCCTGGAAAGCCCGGCTCGGCCCATGGTGGCCATCGTCGCCGGCTCCAAGGTATCTACCAAGCTGACCATCCTGAAGAGCCTGGCCGAGAAGGTCGACCAGCTCATCGTCGGCGGCGGCATCGCCAACACCTTCATCCTGGCGGCCGGCCACAAGGTGGGCAAGTCCCTGGTGGAGGCGGATCTGGTGGGCGAGGCGCAAGCCATTGCCGATGCCGCCAAGGCCAAGGGCGGCAACGTGCCGGTACCCGTCGATGTGGTGGTGGCCAAAGAGTTCTCCGCCACGGCCCAGGCGCGCACTTGTGACGTCGCCGACGTGCAGGACGACGAGATGATCCTGGACATCGGTCCCAAGACCGCCGACATGCTTGCCGACATCTTGAAGAAGGCCGGTACCATCGTCTGGAACGGCCCGGTGGGCGTGTTCGAGTTCGACAATTTCGCCAAGGGTACCGAGGCCATGGCCAAGGCCATTGCCGAAAGCCCGGCCTTCTCCATTGCCGGCGGCGGCGACACCATCGCAGCCATCAACAAGTTCGGCATCGAGGATAAGGTCTCCTATATCAGCACCGGCGGCGGTGCCTTCCTGGAGTTCCTGGAAGGCAAGGTGCTGCCGGCGGTGGCCGTCCTCGAAGAGCGCGCCAAGGAGCATAAGGCTTGA
- the fba gene encoding class II fructose-bisphosphate aldolase (catalyzes the reversible aldol condensation of dihydroxyacetonephosphate and glyceraldehyde 3-phosphate in the Calvin cycle, glycolysis, and/or gluconeogenesis), with protein sequence MALISMRQLLDHAAEHGYGIPAFNVNNMEQIHAIMEAAKEVDAPVILQGSAGARKYAGEPFLRHLVMAAVEMYPDIPVAMHQDHGASPAVCIQAIRSGFTSVMMDGSLMEDAKTPSTYDYNVAVTSKVVEMAHAVGVSVEGELGCLGSLESGMGEKEDGHGAEGVLSHDQLLTDPEEAARFVAATKVDALAIAIGTSHGAYKFSRKPTGDILAIERVKEIHARIPDTHLVMHGSSSVPQEWLDVINEFGGEMPQTYGVPVEEIQQGIKFGVRKVNIDTDLRMAMTGAIRKHLAQNKSNFDPRKFLTEATKAAKAICKARYEQFGTAGNASKIKVIAMDDMAARYKKGELDPRVTGVDAGKRAVAS encoded by the coding sequence ATGGCGCTCATTTCGATGCGACAACTGCTGGACCACGCGGCGGAGCACGGCTACGGCATTCCCGCGTTCAACGTCAACAACATGGAGCAGATCCATGCCATCATGGAGGCGGCCAAGGAAGTGGACGCTCCCGTGATCCTGCAGGGTTCCGCGGGCGCCCGCAAGTATGCCGGTGAGCCCTTCCTGCGTCACCTCGTCATGGCTGCCGTGGAAATGTATCCCGACATTCCCGTTGCCATGCACCAGGACCACGGCGCCAGCCCGGCCGTGTGCATCCAGGCCATCCGCTCCGGTTTCACCAGCGTGATGATGGACGGCTCCCTGATGGAGGACGCCAAGACCCCCTCCACCTATGACTACAACGTGGCCGTGACCAGCAAGGTCGTGGAGATGGCCCACGCCGTCGGCGTGTCCGTGGAAGGCGAGCTGGGCTGCCTCGGTTCCCTGGAAAGCGGCATGGGCGAAAAGGAAGACGGCCATGGCGCCGAGGGCGTGCTGAGCCACGACCAGCTGCTGACCGACCCCGAGGAGGCCGCCCGCTTCGTGGCCGCCACCAAGGTGGACGCCCTGGCCATCGCGATCGGCACCAGCCACGGCGCCTACAAGTTCTCCCGCAAGCCCACGGGCGACATCCTGGCCATCGAGCGGGTCAAGGAGATCCACGCCCGCATCCCCGATACCCACCTGGTGATGCACGGCTCCTCCTCCGTGCCGCAGGAATGGCTGGACGTCATCAACGAGTTCGGCGGCGAGATGCCGCAGACCTACGGCGTGCCCGTCGAAGAGATTCAGCAGGGCATCAAGTTCGGCGTGCGCAAGGTCAACATCGACACCGACCTGCGCATGGCCATGACCGGCGCCATCCGCAAGCACCTGGCGCAGAACAAGAGCAACTTCGATCCCCGCAAGTTCCTGACGGAGGCCACCAAGGCGGCCAAGGCCATCTGCAAGGCCCGCTACGAGCAGTTCGGCACTGCCGGCAACGCCAGCAAGATCAAGGTCATTGCCATGGACGACATGGCCGCCCGCTACAAGAAGGGCGAGCTGGATCCGCGCGTGACCGGCGTGGATGCCGGCAAGCGCGCCGTCGCCAGCTGA
- a CDS encoding phosphoglycolate phosphatase, producing MAAVMKPRFQPPFVARSVVIDLDGTLIDTAGDLAAAANRMLAELGRPQVELPIIRGFIGNGVKELVRRTLRLMGEPSNELVNEAFTIYMKHYSEHLHDSSRPYPGVLETVEALQRQGRVLGCITNKRDELTQPLLKALGLHHFFEIILAGDTLPKRKPDPLPLLHASQVLGIPVEEMLLVGDSRNDTEAAFGAGMPVACVTYGYNGDQDVRELNPDAVIERFDELPALLA from the coding sequence ATGGCAGCCGTGATGAAACCCCGCTTCCAGCCGCCCTTTGTCGCCCGCTCCGTGGTCATCGATCTGGATGGTACCCTCATCGACACCGCCGGCGATCTGGCCGCCGCCGCCAACCGCATGTTGGCCGAGCTCGGCCGACCGCAGGTTGAGCTGCCGATTATTCGCGGCTTCATCGGCAATGGCGTCAAGGAATTGGTGCGCCGCACCCTGCGTCTCATGGGCGAGCCGTCCAACGAGCTGGTGAACGAGGCTTTTACCATTTACATGAAGCATTACAGCGAGCATCTGCACGACAGCAGCCGGCCCTATCCGGGGGTGCTGGAGACCGTGGAAGCCCTGCAGCGACAGGGGCGGGTGCTCGGCTGCATCACCAACAAGCGCGACGAGCTGACCCAGCCGCTGCTGAAGGCGCTCGGCCTGCACCACTTCTTCGAGATCATCCTGGCGGGCGACACCCTGCCCAAGCGCAAGCCGGACCCGCTGCCGCTGCTGCACGCCAGCCAGGTGCTCGGCATCCCGGTGGAGGAGATGCTGCTGGTGGGCGACTCCCGCAACGATACCGAAGCCGCCTTCGGCGCCGGCATGCCGGTGGCGTGCGTCACCTACGGCTACAACGGCGATCAGGACGTGCGCGAGCTGAATCCCGACGCCGTCATCGAGCGCTTCGACGAACTTCCCGCTCTGCTGGCCTAA
- the rpe gene encoding ribulose-phosphate 3-epimerase: MSKFKIAPSILSADFARLGEEVRAVDEAGADYIHVDVMDNHFVPNLTIGPLVAAAIRPHTKKPLDVHLMIEPVDAIIPEFAKAGADIITVHPEATRHLDRTVQLIKSLGCKAGVSLNPATPLNALDYILEKVDLVLVMSVNPGFGGQSFIEYTLPKIEAIRKRIDALGKPIDLEVDGGIKVDNVRRVADAGADVFVAGSAIYNTPDYKATIAAFRQALGE; this comes from the coding sequence ATGTCCAAGTTCAAGATTGCCCCTTCCATTCTTTCCGCCGACTTCGCCCGCCTGGGCGAGGAGGTGCGTGCCGTGGACGAGGCGGGTGCCGACTACATCCACGTGGACGTGATGGACAACCACTTCGTACCCAATTTGACCATTGGGCCCCTGGTGGCGGCAGCCATCCGGCCGCATACCAAAAAGCCTTTGGACGTGCACCTGATGATCGAGCCGGTGGACGCCATCATCCCCGAATTTGCCAAGGCCGGCGCGGACATCATCACCGTGCACCCGGAAGCGACCAGGCATCTCGATCGCACCGTGCAGCTCATCAAGAGCCTGGGCTGCAAAGCCGGCGTGTCCCTCAATCCGGCCACGCCCCTCAACGCCTTGGACTACATCCTGGAGAAGGTGGATCTGGTGCTGGTGATGAGCGTGAACCCCGGCTTCGGCGGGCAGAGCTTCATCGAGTACACCCTGCCCAAGATCGAGGCCATCCGCAAGCGCATCGACGCCCTGGGCAAGCCCATCGACCTGGAAGTGGACGGCGGCATCAAGGTGGACAACGTGCGGCGGGTCGCGGATGCGGGCGCCGACGTTTTCGTGGCCGGCAGCGCCATCTACAACACTCCCGACTACAAGGCCACCATCGCCGCCTTCCGCCAAGCCCTAGGAGAGTAA
- the gap gene encoding type I glyceraldehyde-3-phosphate dehydrogenase produces the protein MALRVAINGYGRIGRNVLRAIYENNRTDKIQIVAINDLGSPETNAHLTQYDSVHGRFPGSVIVDGDTMLVNGDKIKVLAERDPAKLPWGDLGVDVVMECTGFFTKRDMAAKHLEGGAKKVLISAPADGEDITVVYGVNHDKLDPAKHVIVSNASCTTNCLAPFAKVLHETVGIKHGLMTTVHSYTNDQVLLDVYHKDLRRARSATQSMIPTSTGAAKAVGLVLPELSGRLDGFAMRVPTPNVSVVDLVFEAERNTTKEEINAAVKAAAEGAMLGVLGYNDKPLVSVDFNHDSRSSIFEATLTKVMQGNMVKVLSWYDNEWGFSNRMADTALAMMGLPR, from the coding sequence ATGGCACTTCGTGTAGCGATCAACGGTTATGGCCGCATCGGCCGCAACGTCCTGCGTGCGATCTATGAGAACAACCGCACCGACAAGATCCAGATCGTCGCCATCAACGACCTGGGCAGCCCGGAGACCAACGCCCACCTGACCCAGTACGACTCCGTGCACGGCCGCTTCCCCGGCAGCGTGATCGTCGACGGCGACACCATGCTGGTCAACGGCGATAAGATCAAGGTGCTGGCCGAGCGCGATCCCGCCAAGCTGCCCTGGGGCGACCTGGGTGTGGACGTGGTGATGGAGTGCACCGGCTTCTTCACCAAGCGCGACATGGCGGCCAAACACCTGGAAGGCGGCGCCAAGAAGGTGCTGATCTCCGCCCCCGCCGACGGTGAGGACATCACGGTCGTTTACGGTGTGAACCATGACAAGCTGGATCCCGCCAAGCACGTCATCGTCTCCAACGCTTCCTGCACCACCAACTGCCTGGCGCCCTTCGCCAAGGTGCTGCACGAGACCGTCGGCATCAAGCACGGCTTGATGACCACCGTGCACAGCTACACCAACGACCAGGTGCTGCTGGACGTCTATCACAAGGATCTGCGCCGCGCCCGCTCCGCGACCCAGAGCATGATCCCGACCTCCACCGGCGCCGCCAAGGCCGTGGGCCTGGTGCTGCCCGAGCTGTCCGGCCGTCTGGACGGCTTCGCCATGCGCGTGCCCACCCCCAACGTGTCCGTAGTCGACCTCGTCTTCGAAGCCGAGCGCAACACCACCAAGGAAGAGATCAACGCCGCAGTGAAGGCCGCCGCCGAAGGCGCCATGCTGGGCGTGCTGGGCTACAACGACAAGCCGCTGGTGTCCGTGGACTTCAACCACGACTCCCGCTCCTCCATCTTCGAGGCGACCCTGACCAAGGTCATGCAGGGCAACATGGTCAAGGTGCTGTCCTGGTACGACAACGAGTGGGGCTTCTCCAACCGCATGGCCGACACCGCCCTGGCCATGATGGGTCTGCCCCGCTGA
- the glpX gene encoding class II fructose-bisphosphatase: MANIQDLTLPLVAVTEAAARGASGWIGRGQKETGDGAAVDAMRAAMQAVPMRGVVVIGEGEKDEAPMLYNGEAVGSGQGPEVDIAVDPVEGTSFLANGMPGSICVLAAAPKGSMFRPGPAFYMDKLVVPPAAKGKIDPAAPLKDKLAALARALGKEVSELVVFLLKKPRHEQLIAEIQAAGAMVRLQTDGDVSGGIMATLGDKVDAMMGIGGTPEGVITACAAKALGADMFGSLAPQKPDEAEAVRAAGLTPGKWLGLNDLVSGDDVLFVATGLTSGDILSGVQKSGGSVTTETLVIAGHDGSLRRIFTRTRQA, encoded by the coding sequence ATGGCGAATATTCAAGACTTGACCCTCCCCCTCGTTGCCGTAACCGAAGCCGCCGCCCGCGGGGCCAGCGGCTGGATCGGCCGCGGCCAGAAGGAAACCGGCGACGGCGCCGCCGTGGACGCCATGCGCGCGGCCATGCAGGCCGTTCCCATGCGCGGCGTGGTGGTGATCGGCGAGGGCGAGAAGGACGAGGCCCCCATGCTCTACAACGGCGAAGCCGTGGGCAGCGGGCAGGGGCCCGAAGTGGATATCGCCGTGGACCCGGTCGAAGGCACCAGCTTCCTCGCCAACGGCATGCCCGGCTCCATCTGCGTCCTGGCCGCCGCCCCCAAGGGCAGCATGTTCCGCCCAGGCCCGGCCTTCTACATGGACAAGCTGGTGGTGCCGCCGGCCGCCAAGGGCAAGATCGATCCGGCGGCACCCCTGAAGGACAAGCTGGCGGCTTTGGCCCGCGCCCTGGGCAAGGAGGTCTCCGAGTTGGTGGTCTTCCTGCTGAAGAAGCCTCGCCACGAGCAGCTGATCGCCGAAATCCAGGCCGCCGGCGCCATGGTGCGCCTGCAGACCGACGGTGACGTGAGCGGCGGCATCATGGCGACCCTGGGCGACAAGGTGGATGCCATGATGGGCATCGGCGGCACGCCCGAGGGCGTGATCACCGCCTGCGCCGCCAAGGCCCTGGGCGCCGACATGTTCGGCAGCCTGGCGCCCCAGAAGCCCGACGAGGCCGAGGCGGTGCGCGCCGCCGGTCTCACGCCCGGCAAGTGGCTGGGCCTCAATGATCTGGTCAGCGGCGACGACGTGCTTTTCGTGGCGACCGGCCTGACCTCCGGCGACATCCTGAGCGGTGTGCAGAAGAGCGGCGGCAGCGTGACCACCGAGACCCTGGTCATCGCCGGCCACGACGGCAGCCTGCGGCGCATTTTCACCCGTACGCGCCAAGCCTGA